The Pedobacter mucosus genome window below encodes:
- a CDS encoding HAD family hydrolase: MNKLKAILFDLDGTLIDSEKFHFDCWNGFLSQYNVALSFEDWLSNYAGIPLPQNAKSIVEKYQIEVDLESFIEKREQITVNGFKTTDINLMPFALNFIQYFYDKGLTLAVVTASPKADVEAVFNRNGLAKYFSLFITRTDVTKSKPDPESYNLCVSRLAIAKEQCIVLEDTINGVKAAVAAGITCYAIQGNTEAHQTLSVANQVFLSLADAKEFIVQNTLTD; the protein is encoded by the coding sequence ATGAATAAATTAAAAGCAATATTATTTGATTTAGATGGTACATTAATCGATTCTGAAAAATTTCATTTTGATTGTTGGAATGGATTTTTAAGTCAGTATAATGTTGCGCTAAGTTTCGAAGATTGGCTAAGCAATTATGCAGGTATTCCATTGCCTCAAAATGCAAAATCCATAGTTGAAAAATATCAAATAGAAGTAGATCTGGAAAGCTTTATCGAAAAGCGTGAACAGATTACAGTGAATGGATTTAAAACCACAGATATAAATTTAATGCCTTTTGCACTAAATTTTATTCAATATTTTTATGATAAAGGCCTCACATTGGCCGTTGTTACTGCTAGTCCGAAAGCTGATGTTGAAGCTGTTTTTAATCGGAATGGATTAGCGAAATATTTCAGCCTTTTTATTACCAGAACAGATGTAACCAAAAGCAAACCCGATCCAGAAAGTTATAACCTTTGTGTATCGCGATTAGCGATTGCAAAAGAGCAATGCATTGTTTTAGAGGATACCATAAATGGGGTTAAGGCTGCGGTAGCTGCGGGGATAACTTGTTACGCCATACAAGGCAATACTGAAGCACATCAAACGCTAAGTGTTGCAAATCAAGTCTTTTTAAGTTTAGCAGATGCAAAAGAATTTATTGTCCAAAATACGTTAACGGATTAA
- the lpdA gene encoding dihydrolipoyl dehydrogenase, with product MQYDVVVIGSGPGGYVGAIRCAQLGLKTAVIEKYKTFGGTCLNVGCIPSKALLDSSEHFHNAAHTFTTHGIDLKDLQVNMPQMIARKDDVVAQNTAGITYLFKKNKIDSFEGVGSFVDKNTILVTKADGSTETLSAKNVIIATGSKPTTLPFLPIDKKRIITSTEALNIKEVPKSMVVIGGGVIGLELGSVYARLGTKVSVVEFLPSIIATMDAGLGKELQRVLKKNLGMDFYMNHKVTGATVNGETVTVKADNAKGESISLDADYCIVAVGRTAYSEGLGLDKIGISIEERGKKIPVNEHLETSVAGVYAIGDVITGPMLAHKAEDEGTYVAETIAGQKPHINYNLIPGVVYTWPEVASVGLTEEQLKEKGTKYKAGSFPFKASGRAKASMDTDGFIKVLADATTDEVLGVHMIGPRVADVIAEAVIAMEFRASAEDIARTCHAHPTYTEALKEAAMAATENRAIHI from the coding sequence ATGCAATACGATGTCGTTGTTATTGGTTCAGGTCCGGGCGGTTATGTAGGCGCAATCCGTTGTGCTCAGTTAGGATTAAAAACTGCAGTTATAGAAAAATATAAAACCTTTGGCGGTACTTGCCTCAATGTTGGTTGTATCCCATCAAAGGCGTTGTTAGACTCTTCCGAGCACTTCCATAATGCCGCTCATACTTTTACAACCCATGGTATCGATCTTAAAGATTTACAAGTAAATATGCCACAAATGATCGCTCGTAAAGACGATGTTGTTGCTCAAAATACTGCCGGTATCACTTATTTATTCAAGAAAAATAAAATTGATTCTTTTGAAGGTGTTGGTTCTTTCGTAGATAAAAATACCATTTTAGTTACCAAAGCTGACGGATCTACAGAAACGCTATCTGCGAAAAATGTAATCATCGCCACGGGTTCTAAACCAACAACTTTACCATTTTTGCCGATCGATAAAAAACGCATTATCACTTCAACGGAAGCTTTAAACATTAAAGAAGTTCCAAAATCGATGGTGGTTATTGGTGGTGGCGTTATCGGTTTAGAGTTAGGTTCTGTTTATGCTCGCTTAGGTACAAAAGTTTCAGTTGTTGAGTTTTTACCATCAATCATTGCTACAATGGATGCTGGTTTAGGTAAGGAATTGCAACGTGTTCTGAAGAAAAACCTGGGCATGGATTTTTATATGAATCATAAAGTTACAGGCGCTACTGTAAATGGCGAAACTGTTACGGTTAAAGCTGACAATGCAAAAGGCGAATCCATTTCTTTAGATGCTGATTATTGTATTGTTGCTGTTGGAAGAACAGCTTATAGCGAAGGTTTAGGTTTGGATAAAATCGGAATTTCCATTGAAGAAAGAGGTAAAAAGATTCCAGTTAACGAACATTTAGAAACTTCGGTTGCAGGTGTTTATGCCATAGGCGATGTAATTACTGGCCCGATGTTGGCGCATAAAGCCGAAGATGAAGGAACTTATGTTGCTGAAACCATCGCCGGACAAAAACCTCATATTAACTATAATTTAATTCCTGGAGTGGTTTACACTTGGCCAGAAGTTGCTTCTGTAGGATTAACTGAAGAGCAATTGAAAGAAAAAGGCACAAAATATAAAGCAGGTTCATTTCCATTTAAAGCCAGCGGACGTGCGAAAGCAAGTATGGATACTGATGGTTTTATTAAAGTTTTGGCTGATGCAACTACTGATGAAGTTTTGGGCGTACACATGATTGGTCCACGTGTTGCAGATGTAATTGCAGAAGCTGTAATCGCGATGGAATTCCGTGCATCTGCAGAAGATATTGCACGTACTTGCCATGCGCACCCTACTTATACCGAAGCATTAAAAGAAGCTGCTATGGCGGCAACGGAAAATAGAGCAATTCATATTTAA
- a CDS encoding choice-of-anchor I family protein, translating to MNLKQLFGAMLIASVAFAACKKTTTDEPIVDPVETIVPEKIDSFKEAAMIDLGGEFASEISAYDPLTKKLFVVSNDGEAKVDVVDMSNFPTVTKLKTLVFANNAGINSVAVSNGLLAIGLDGANKQENGDVVVLKTSDLSEVKKITVGAMPDMVTFSPDGNYILSANEGEPNDAYTVDPKGTISIINIKDNYAVKTIDFSAFESQKTTLLAGGFRIYGLNASFTQDIEPEYIAVSTDSKNAYVTLQENNGVAEIDILAGTITKIIPLGTRDISLAENAFDVSDKDNKKVLGTWPIKAFYLPDAISYFTTGGASYLALANEGDTRAWKGYDEEVRVKSLKLDLIKFPTAATLQLDENLGRLTVSKAFGDTDGDGDYDELYATGGRSVSIINASTGLLVANIGKDLEQRVIDAGKYDDERSDNKGVEIEGVTVAQVNGQTLAFIGMERVDMIAIYDVTTPASPKFVQLFATGDAPEGLLYVKPKDSPNGRSLLIVSNEADGTVRFFQPDKI from the coding sequence ATGAACTTAAAACAACTATTTGGCGCAATGCTTATCGCGTCTGTAGCATTTGCTGCCTGTAAAAAAACGACAACTGATGAACCCATTGTAGATCCAGTTGAAACCATTGTTCCTGAAAAAATCGATAGTTTTAAAGAAGCTGCTATGATCGATTTAGGTGGTGAATTTGCGTCAGAAATTTCTGCTTACGATCCATTAACAAAAAAATTATTTGTGGTGAGTAATGATGGCGAAGCAAAAGTTGATGTTGTTGATATGAGTAACTTCCCAACGGTTACCAAATTAAAAACCCTTGTTTTTGCAAATAATGCAGGCATAAATAGTGTTGCGGTGAGTAATGGATTGTTGGCTATTGGTTTAGATGGCGCCAATAAACAAGAAAATGGTGATGTAGTGGTACTTAAAACATCCGATTTATCAGAGGTTAAAAAAATAACGGTCGGCGCAATGCCAGATATGGTGACTTTTAGTCCGGATGGAAATTATATTCTTTCGGCTAACGAAGGCGAACCCAATGATGCATATACAGTTGACCCAAAAGGAACAATTTCAATTATCAATATAAAGGATAATTATGCAGTTAAGACAATTGATTTTTCTGCATTCGAATCTCAAAAAACAACTTTACTTGCTGGCGGGTTTAGAATTTATGGCTTAAACGCAAGTTTTACTCAAGATATTGAACCAGAATATATTGCGGTGAGTACTGATTCAAAAAATGCATATGTAACCTTACAAGAAAATAATGGAGTTGCAGAAATTGACATCTTAGCCGGAACCATCACTAAAATTATCCCGTTAGGTACGAGAGATATCAGCCTTGCAGAAAATGCTTTTGATGTAAGTGATAAGGATAATAAAAAAGTGTTAGGTACTTGGCCAATTAAGGCATTTTACCTTCCTGATGCGATTTCTTATTTTACAACAGGTGGAGCTTCTTATTTAGCTCTGGCAAATGAGGGTGATACCAGGGCATGGAAAGGTTATGATGAAGAGGTTAGGGTTAAAAGCTTGAAGTTAGATCTAATAAAATTCCCTACTGCAGCAACGTTACAGCTTGATGAAAACTTGGGTAGATTAACAGTAAGTAAAGCCTTCGGCGATACAGACGGCGATGGAGATTATGATGAACTATATGCAACGGGCGGTAGAAGTGTAAGTATAATTAACGCTAGTACTGGCTTATTAGTTGCTAACATTGGCAAAGATTTGGAGCAACGTGTAATTGATGCAGGTAAATATGATGACGAGCGCTCTGATAATAAAGGAGTAGAAATAGAAGGTGTAACTGTTGCTCAGGTAAACGGCCAGACTTTAGCTTTCATCGGTATGGAGCGAGTGGATATGATTGCAATATATGATGTAACCACTCCAGCTTCTCCTAAATTTGTTCAGTTATTTGCAACAGGCGATGCTCCAGAAGGTTTGTTATATGTTAAACCAAAAGATAGTCCGAATGGAAGAAGTTTACTAATTGTTTCTAACGAAGCAGATGGAACGGTTAGATTTTTTCAGCCTGATAAAATATAA
- a CDS encoding MFS transporter yields MEEVNANQDNSTQNAFQPVIAQSTPNRIRLAVSLFYFGQGIAFASWASRIPDIKHSLGLSDGALGSILLALPLGQLLTMPISGRLVTKYGSKKILTITVPLYVLALSNLGLATAPWHLAAFLFLFGVVGNMCNISVNTQGSEAEKLFGRPIMTSFHGAWSIAGFTGALVGLLMVNLHVVPYYHFWIVAVFVCLNVFLNHNHLVPGKGSATAERKPKLFTMPEGVLLQLGIIGFCSMATEGAMFDWSGVYFKEIVKAPSSLVILGYASFMIMMATGRFVGDKIIAKVGRKKTIQISGLIISTGMFISVLFPFIVTATIGFMLVGIGVSSIVPTVYSVAGKNGKVPAGMAIAIVSSVSYFGFLMGPPLIGYISQLSSLQYSYGVIGCFGLLVSFLVTKIRAID; encoded by the coding sequence TTGGAAGAGGTAAACGCAAATCAGGATAATTCAACACAAAATGCATTTCAACCTGTAATTGCGCAAAGTACTCCAAACCGTATTCGCCTTGCGGTATCTTTATTTTATTTCGGACAAGGAATTGCGTTCGCCTCATGGGCAAGTCGGATTCCTGATATCAAACATTCACTTGGTTTATCAGATGGTGCATTAGGAAGTATTTTATTGGCACTTCCACTAGGTCAATTGCTTACCATGCCAATTTCTGGTCGGTTAGTTACCAAATACGGAAGTAAAAAAATACTCACGATAACCGTACCACTATATGTTTTAGCATTAAGTAATTTAGGCTTGGCAACGGCACCTTGGCATTTGGCAGCATTTCTTTTCCTATTTGGTGTGGTTGGTAATATGTGTAATATTTCGGTAAACACACAAGGTTCAGAAGCTGAAAAACTATTTGGACGACCAATTATGACATCTTTTCATGGAGCTTGGAGTATTGCAGGTTTTACGGGAGCATTAGTTGGATTGTTGATGGTTAATCTTCATGTTGTTCCGTATTACCATTTCTGGATTGTGGCAGTTTTTGTTTGTTTAAATGTTTTTTTAAACCATAACCATTTAGTACCCGGAAAAGGGTCTGCTACTGCTGAGCGTAAGCCGAAATTATTTACCATGCCTGAGGGCGTATTGTTACAATTGGGAATTATTGGTTTTTGCAGTATGGCAACGGAGGGTGCAATGTTCGACTGGAGTGGCGTGTATTTTAAGGAAATCGTTAAAGCTCCATCCTCTCTCGTTATTTTAGGTTATGCCTCTTTCATGATTATGATGGCTACTGGTCGCTTTGTTGGTGATAAGATTATTGCGAAGGTTGGACGGAAAAAAACCATACAAATAAGCGGCTTAATTATATCAACGGGAATGTTTATATCCGTTTTATTTCCTTTTATTGTTACTGCTACAATTGGTTTTATGCTGGTTGGTATTGGAGTTTCAAGTATTGTACCAACGGTTTATAGCGTTGCCGGTAAAAATGGAAAAGTGCCTGCAGGTATGGCTATTGCAATTGTTTCTAGCGTAAGTTATTTTGGTTTTTTAATGGGCCCGCCACTAATTGGTTACATTTCTCAATTATCTAGTTTGCAGTATTCTTATGGAGTAATAGGATGTTTTGGTTTATTGGTAAGTTTTTTAGTTACCAAAATAAGGGCTATAGATTAA
- a CDS encoding type II toxin-antitoxin system RelE/ParE family toxin translates to MKIKWSKLAVKHLLEIIQYLEDNEQFDYAEKIEIQILSKIKALPSKENIFQADRLKINNDGSFQAFEIDNYRISFRTIRSEIRILRIRHTGRRPFTR, encoded by the coding sequence TTGAAAATTAAATGGAGCAAGCTTGCCGTTAAGCATTTACTAGAAATAATTCAGTATTTGGAAGATAATGAACAATTTGATTATGCTGAAAAGATAGAAATTCAAATTTTATCAAAAATTAAAGCTTTACCAAGTAAGGAAAATATTTTTCAGGCTGATAGATTAAAAATAAATAATGATGGCAGTTTTCAAGCTTTTGAAATAGATAATTACAGAATCTCTTTTAGGACTATACGATCTGAAATCAGAATTTTAAGAATCAGACATACAGGTCGCAGGCCTTTCACTCGTTAA
- a CDS encoding efflux RND transporter permease subunit, protein MKITDISIKRPTLVIVVFTALTLLGLLSYFSLGYELLPKFSNNVVSISTIYPGASPNEVENTVTKKIEDAVSSMENIKKINAVSFESLSTVTITLTDAANIDISLNDAQRKVNAILSDLPEDVKTPSLSKFSLDDLPVITMTASANMDDITFYDLIDKRIAPVISRVTGVAQVNLIGGSEREIQVSLDADRLQGYNLSVPQVQQMILSSNLDFPTGSVKTQNQDVLIRLSGKYRSIEELRNLVLTTSKAGAQIRLGDVADVQDSQKETEKLARVDRKASIAIQIIKQSDANAVEVSKGTHAIIEKLKTEYAANKLDIKIVNDSSIFTLESADAVIHDLILAVILVAFVMLFFLHSLRNALIVMVSIPASLIATFIGIKLFGYTLNLMSLLGLSLVVGILVDDAIVVLENIQRHMEMGKNKVRAASDATREIGFTVVSITMVIVVVFFPIAISSGLVSNILRQFCVVVIIATLLSLVASFTIVPLLFSRYGKLEHIEGKNVFGRFILWFEKQLKKFTIWITAILTWSLNHKRRTIAAVFVLFVAAMWLAGAGFIGSEFFPKSDKGEFLIQIELPKDAPLEKTNFYTQRAEAFLDKQPEIVQLITTVGQASGDFGGTQATAYKSEINVKLVERDKREGMSSDIFATKMSRALAKELVGAKVKTVPISILGIAENAPISLVVMGSNLDSALKYAEGAQKLLKTIPGATEIKLSVEKGTPEINVQVDRDKMSAVGLTLSTVGSTMQTAFAGNTDGKYRKGEYEYDINIQYQDFNRKDIDDVRNLIFINDQGAQIKLSQFANITEGSGPSQLERLNKSTSVSVQAQSIGRPTGTVVADFKAKLIELQKNGKLKAPIGVSYTWGGDEENQAEGFGTLGVALLASIILVYLIMVALYDSFIYPLVVMFSLPLALIGAFLALALTNNSIGIFTILGFIMLMGLVAKNAIILVDFTNHMKAEGKNTIEALILANHARLRPILMTTIAMIFGMLPIALASGAGAEWKNGLAWVIVGGLTSSLFLTLIVVPVVYLIFDIMLDKLGFNKKVKTIDELMAEPYDHKDVLEYDVELEKH, encoded by the coding sequence ATGAAAATAACAGATATATCTATAAAAAGGCCTACGTTGGTAATTGTGGTTTTTACCGCACTTACATTACTTGGGCTGCTTAGTTACTTTTCGTTGGGTTACGAATTACTTCCAAAATTCTCAAACAACGTAGTATCTATTTCAACAATCTACCCAGGTGCATCGCCAAATGAGGTAGAAAATACCGTAACCAAAAAAATTGAGGATGCGGTATCATCGATGGAAAACATTAAGAAAATTAATGCGGTTTCTTTCGAAAGTTTATCTACAGTAACCATTACTTTAACCGATGCAGCTAATATCGACATATCTTTAAATGATGCGCAACGTAAAGTTAATGCAATCCTTTCTGATTTACCTGAAGATGTAAAAACACCATCATTAAGTAAATTCTCGTTAGATGATTTACCGGTAATTACCATGACGGCTTCGGCAAACATGGATGATATTACCTTTTACGATTTAATTGATAAGCGTATTGCTCCAGTTATTTCGAGGGTAACGGGTGTTGCACAGGTAAATTTAATTGGTGGTTCTGAGCGTGAAATTCAGGTTTCATTAGATGCTGATAGGTTACAAGGTTACAATCTTTCTGTTCCTCAGGTTCAACAAATGATTTTGAGCTCTAACTTAGATTTCCCTACTGGAAGTGTTAAAACTCAAAATCAGGATGTATTAATTCGTCTTTCAGGTAAATATAGAAGCATTGAAGAATTAAGAAATTTAGTTTTAACCACTTCAAAAGCGGGTGCGCAAATTCGTTTAGGCGATGTTGCCGATGTTCAGGATTCACAAAAAGAAACTGAGAAATTGGCCCGTGTAGATCGTAAAGCATCCATAGCAATTCAAATTATTAAACAAAGTGATGCGAATGCAGTAGAAGTAAGTAAAGGTACACATGCCATTATTGAAAAACTTAAAACAGAATATGCAGCCAACAAACTTGATATTAAGATTGTAAATGACAGCTCCATTTTCACATTAGAATCTGCTGATGCCGTTATTCACGATTTAATTTTAGCAGTAATATTGGTTGCGTTTGTAATGCTTTTCTTCTTGCACAGTTTACGTAATGCGTTAATTGTAATGGTTTCTATTCCGGCATCTTTAATCGCAACTTTTATTGGTATTAAACTTTTCGGTTATACCTTAAACTTGATGTCGTTATTAGGTTTATCACTCGTGGTTGGTATCCTAGTGGATGATGCGATTGTGGTTCTGGAGAATATTCAACGCCACATGGAAATGGGTAAAAACAAGGTTAGAGCCGCATCTGATGCAACTCGTGAAATTGGTTTTACAGTAGTATCCATCACCATGGTAATTGTAGTGGTATTCTTCCCTATCGCAATTAGTTCTGGTTTGGTTTCGAATATTTTACGCCAGTTTTGTGTAGTGGTAATTATCGCAACCTTACTTTCGTTAGTTGCTTCATTTACAATTGTACCTTTACTTTTCTCTAGATATGGAAAGTTAGAGCATATTGAAGGTAAAAATGTATTTGGTCGTTTTATTTTATGGTTTGAAAAACAATTAAAGAAATTTACCATTTGGATTACCGCTATTTTAACTTGGTCTTTAAATCATAAAAGACGTACAATTGCAGCTGTATTTGTATTATTTGTGGCGGCAATGTGGTTAGCTGGCGCAGGTTTTATCGGGTCGGAGTTTTTTCCCAAATCGGATAAAGGTGAGTTCTTAATTCAAATTGAGTTACCAAAAGATGCACCTTTAGAAAAAACCAATTTCTACACGCAAAGAGCTGAAGCGTTTCTAGATAAACAACCAGAAATTGTACAATTAATTACAACAGTCGGACAAGCCAGTGGTGACTTTGGTGGAACGCAAGCGACAGCCTACAAATCAGAAATTAACGTAAAGTTAGTAGAACGTGATAAACGCGAAGGCATGTCTTCTGATATTTTCGCTACTAAAATGAGTCGTGCTTTAGCGAAAGAATTGGTTGGAGCAAAAGTAAAGACAGTGCCAATTAGTATTTTAGGTATTGCAGAAAATGCCCCGATTAGCTTGGTAGTGATGGGTTCTAACTTAGATAGCGCTTTAAAATATGCAGAAGGCGCACAAAAACTGCTTAAAACTATTCCTGGTGCTACGGAGATCAAACTTTCGGTAGAAAAAGGTACACCAGAAATCAATGTTCAGGTAGATAGAGATAAAATGTCGGCCGTTGGTTTAACCTTATCAACAGTTGGTTCTACAATGCAAACTGCCTTTGCAGGAAACACTGATGGTAAATATAGGAAAGGCGAATATGAGTACGATATCAATATTCAATATCAAGATTTCAATAGAAAAGATATTGATGATGTTCGTAATCTGATTTTTATTAACGATCAGGGAGCTCAAATTAAGCTTTCACAGTTTGCAAATATTACCGAAGGTTCTGGCCCAAGTCAGTTAGAACGTTTAAATAAATCAACTTCAGTATCGGTACAGGCGCAATCTATTGGTCGCCCTACAGGTACTGTAGTGGCAGATTTTAAAGCAAAATTAATTGAACTGCAAAAAAACGGCAAGTTAAAAGCGCCAATTGGTGTAAGTTATACTTGGGGTGGTGATGAAGAAAATCAAGCAGAAGGTTTTGGTACTTTAGGTGTTGCTTTATTGGCGTCAATCATTTTAGTTTACTTAATTATGGTGGCGCTTTATGATAGTTTTATTTATCCGTTAGTAGTAATGTTCTCGTTACCGCTGGCGTTAATCGGAGCTTTCTTAGCATTGGCCTTAACCAATAACTCAATCGGTATTTTCACTATTTTAGGTTTTATTATGCTGATGGGTTTGGTGGCAAAGAATGCAATTATCCTTGTCGATTTTACAAACCACATGAAAGCCGAAGGAAAAAATACGATAGAAGCGCTTATTTTAGCTAACCACGCACGTTTACGCCCGATTTTAATGACGACCATTGCAATGATTTTTGGTATGCTTCCTATCGCTTTGGCGAGTGGTGCAGGTGCTGAGTGGAAAAACGGTTTGGCATGGGTTATTGTAGGCGGTTTGACAAGCTCGTTATTCTTAACTTTAATTGTTGTACCAGTAGTTTATTTAATTTTCGATATTATGTTAGATAAGCTAGGTTTCAACAAAAAAGTAAAAACCATTGATGAATTAATGGCAGAACCATACGATCATAAAGATGTATTGGAATACGATGTTGAATTAGAAAAACATTAA
- a CDS encoding efflux RND transporter periplasmic adaptor subunit produces the protein MKRVIIIIIVLVVALGAIAYTLSNNKKKNEEKTAFIAKGGGAVAVRVATVEKKVVNLDFSTNGNFIPKQELNFLSENAGRVSAIYVDEGARVSKGQTLARIDAEIINTDRETAQATLQNAQRDQARYQSSFETGGVTQQQLDQAKLATQNAKLRLQASQRKVSDANIKAPFSGIVNKRYIEVGAFVTAQGTQLFELVDVSKLKLKVNVNESQVANLKIGDMIDIKSSVFPTDKFSGKVTFIAAKADATLNFPIEIEVDNSNKNTLKAGMYGTAVFKFPKQAPSILIPRTSFVGSVSSNQVFVLDKANNTSKIRKVVAGRILGDNVEVLDGLKEGESVIISGQINLADGTAVSIVK, from the coding sequence ATGAAAAGAGTAATAATTATAATCATTGTACTTGTTGTTGCCTTGGGTGCAATAGCATACACATTAAGCAACAATAAAAAGAAGAACGAAGAAAAAACAGCTTTCATTGCCAAAGGTGGTGGCGCAGTAGCCGTTCGTGTTGCAACAGTAGAGAAAAAAGTGGTTAATCTTGATTTCAGCACTAATGGTAACTTTATCCCTAAACAAGAATTAAATTTCCTATCAGAAAATGCAGGTCGTGTTTCTGCAATTTATGTTGATGAAGGCGCTCGTGTTAGCAAAGGACAAACACTTGCACGTATCGACGCAGAAATAATCAATACTGACAGAGAAACTGCACAGGCAACTCTTCAAAATGCACAAAGGGATCAGGCTAGATACCAGAGTTCTTTTGAAACTGGCGGTGTTACGCAACAGCAATTAGATCAGGCTAAATTAGCTACACAAAACGCTAAACTACGTTTGCAAGCTTCGCAAAGAAAAGTAAGCGACGCAAATATAAAAGCTCCTTTTAGCGGTATTGTAAATAAAAGATACATTGAAGTTGGTGCTTTTGTAACCGCTCAAGGTACGCAGCTATTCGAATTGGTTGATGTTTCTAAACTTAAACTTAAGGTAAATGTAAATGAATCGCAGGTTGCAAACCTTAAAATCGGCGATATGATCGACATTAAATCTTCGGTTTTCCCTACTGATAAGTTTTCTGGTAAAGTAACTTTTATCGCTGCTAAAGCTGATGCGACTTTAAATTTCCCTATCGAAATTGAAGTAGACAATAGCAACAAAAACACCTTGAAAGCGGGTATGTACGGAACTGCAGTATTTAAATTCCCTAAACAAGCGCCAAGTATCCTTATTCCACGTACTTCATTTGTAGGTAGTGTGAGTAGCAACCAGGTTTTCGTTTTGGATAAAGCAAACAATACTTCGAAAATACGAAAAGTAGTTGCTGGCCGTATTTTAGGCGACAATGTTGAAGTTCTTGATGGTTTGAAAGAAGGTGAATCAGTAATCATCAGCGGACAAATTAACTTAGCTGATGGTACTGCCGTTAGCATTGTAAAATAA
- a CDS encoding TolC family protein — MISSVKLVKLMLILMISVVSLPQLVSAQQQVTLKDALTYALQNNANIRKSKLDIEGGKYKVDEVRAQALPQLSANVGLNYNPIIGQQVIDFGGTLQTLKFGQKWNSTAGLALSQQLFNQQVFTGLKAARSSIEYYNLTSQLTEEQIIELVANNYYQVLVNRQQLNVIDTNIKNVKVVEKVVANQFKNGLARKIDVDRINVNLTNLTTQRDETVNAITQLENQLKFSMGMPVSTPITLPFTELTAVTQLPEFADGVNFDNRTEVKILDTQDKLLSLQRQAYVAEYYPSLSLSGNYTYSSQAGGFDFLNSNSSAIGFGSSVVGVTLKVPIFNGFLTRAKIRQAEVDIKKAQEDRKESKNSLNLAYENAKIQLRNNLNTINSQRKNSDLAQEIYKSTQNNYKNGLATLTDLLDTENSLTQAQNSYTQALLNYKIAEIQLIKSNGNIKSLVK, encoded by the coding sequence ATGATTAGTAGCGTAAAATTGGTAAAATTAATGCTCATTCTGATGATCAGCGTGGTCTCTTTACCGCAACTGGTTTCTGCACAACAGCAGGTAACCTTAAAGGATGCATTAACTTATGCGCTCCAAAACAACGCCAATATCCGAAAATCAAAATTGGATATAGAAGGTGGAAAATATAAAGTAGACGAAGTTAGGGCTCAAGCATTACCTCAACTTTCGGCAAATGTAGGTTTAAACTATAACCCAATAATCGGTCAACAGGTTATTGATTTTGGTGGCACTTTACAAACCTTAAAATTTGGTCAAAAATGGAATTCTACCGCCGGACTTGCACTTTCTCAACAGTTATTTAATCAGCAAGTGTTTACTGGTTTAAAGGCAGCAAGATCTAGTATAGAATATTACAACCTTACTTCACAATTAACTGAGGAACAGATTATCGAGCTGGTTGCTAATAACTATTACCAAGTTTTGGTAAACAGACAACAGCTAAATGTTATTGATACTAATATTAAAAATGTTAAGGTTGTAGAAAAAGTGGTAGCTAATCAATTTAAAAACGGTTTAGCTAGAAAAATTGATGTAGATAGGATAAATGTTAATTTAACAAACTTAACTACCCAACGTGATGAAACTGTTAACGCCATTACTCAGTTAGAAAATCAATTAAAGTTTTCTATGGGAATGCCGGTTTCCACGCCAATTACTTTGCCTTTTACCGAACTAACTGCTGTAACACAGTTACCAGAATTTGCCGATGGTGTAAATTTCGATAATAGAACAGAAGTTAAAATTTTAGACACACAAGACAAACTTTTATCATTGCAACGCCAGGCATATGTGGCAGAATATTATCCGAGTCTTTCGTTATCAGGCAATTATACCTATTCAAGTCAGGCAGGTGGTTTTGATTTTTTAAACTCTAATAGTTCAGCTATTGGGTTTGGCTCATCAGTTGTTGGGGTAACTTTAAAGGTTCCAATTTTCAATGGTTTTTTAACCCGGGCAAAAATCCGCCAGGCAGAGGTAGATATTAAAAAGGCTCAGGAAGATAGAAAAGAAAGTAAAAACTCTTTAAATCTTGCTTATGAAAATGCAAAGATTCAATTGCGAAATAACTTGAATACGATTAATTCTCAACGTAAAAATTCAGATTTGGCGCAGGAGATTTACAAAAGCACCCAAAATAATTACAAAAATGGCTTAGCTACTTTAACTGATTTATTGGATACAGAAAACTCATTAACCCAAGCTCAAAATAGCTACACCCAGGCTTTATTAAATTACAAAATAGCCGAAATACAACTTATAAAATCAAACGGAAATATTAAATCGCTAGTAAAATAG